A window of the Aquarana catesbeiana isolate 2022-GZ linkage group LG05, ASM4218655v1, whole genome shotgun sequence genome harbors these coding sequences:
- the PENK gene encoding proenkephalin-A, translating into MQSITLVSRHCCLVLAITTYLYVTIRADCSKDCASCTYHLGQATEINALTCTLECEGQLPSAKAWGTCKELLQTAKEDNASEAEKETDDSHLLAKKYGGFMKRYGGFMKKKMDELYHTEPEEEATGGEVLAKKYGGFMKKEFDSDTSDLLRELLGTGADADSETQGEVNKRYGGFMRGYRRSPDVEDEAKELQKRYGGFMRRVGRPEWWQDYQKRYGGFMRRFADSFLPSDEDGESYSKEVPEMDKRYGGFMRF; encoded by the exons ATGCAA TCTATCACGCTGGTTAGCAGACACTGCTGTTTAGTCCTTGCCATTACCACCTACCTGTATGTGACAATTCGAGCAGATTGCAGCAAAGATTGCGCTTCCTGTACTTACCATTTGGGACAAGCAACTGAAATCAACGCTTTG ACATGCACATTGGAATGTGAAGGACAACTGCCATCTGCCAAAGCCTGGGGAACCTGCAAAGAGCTTCTCCAAACAGCTAAAGAGGACAATGCGTCAGAAGCTGAGAAAGAGACAGATGATAGCCACTTACTAGCCAAAAAATATGGGGGATTTATGAAGCGATATGGTGGCTTCATGAAAAAGAAAATGGATGAGCTGTACCATACTGAACCAGAGGAAGAAGCTACAGGTGGAGAGGTTCTTGCTAAGAAGTATGGAGGCTTCATGAAGAAAGAGTTTGACAGTGATACTTCAGATCTTCTCAGAGAGCTTCTAGGTACTGGTGCGGATGCTGATAGTGAAACACAAGGAGAGGTGAACAAAAGGTATGGAGGCTTCATGAGAGGTTACAGAAGAAGTCCAGATGTTGAAGATGAGGCTAAAGAGCTGCAGAAGCGATATGGTGGCTTTATGAGAAGAGTAGGCAGGCCTGAATGGTGGCAGGACTACCAGAAAAGATATGGAGGGTTCATGAGGCGCTTTGCtgattctttccttccttcagatgAAGACGGTGAAAGCTATTCCAAAGAAGTACCAGAAATGGATAAAAGATATGGTGGATTTATGAGATTTTAG